A section of the Chlorocebus sabaeus isolate Y175 chromosome 17, mChlSab1.0.hap1, whole genome shotgun sequence genome encodes:
- the PRICKLE4 gene encoding prickle-like protein 4 isoform X3: protein MESYSVAQAGVHCTATSASQPLPLMSVQNSGWPHQEDSPKPQDPSPPANSDSDSGHLPAEDPEDTSAQGPSVLSLGSLCLDTNQAPNWTGLRTLLQQLPPQDIDEHCCLALGEEERAELQLFCARRKQEALGRGVARLVLPKLEGHTCEKCRELLKPGEYGVFAARAGEQRCWHQTCFACQACGQALINLIYFYHDGQLYCGRHHAELLRPRCPACDQDCAGPLGGGRYALPGGSPCCPSCFENRYSDAGWNWAGTLEGQAFLGKGEDAEQSGRGLGLGCGDFPGLGPSPRSHAVPSLQEHPHRTPQIRASGPAALTARPWPERSEGLPNPPRAAVGVAAPDSLPGAGRGRPLVEAGDPGEDSRRRRRRRRARPRGWAGRGERLGLTPASCGGGPAPPL, encoded by the exons atggagtcttactctgtcgcccaggctggagtgcactgcactgcaacctctgcctcccag CCTTTGCCACTAATGTCAGTGCAGAACTCTGGCTGGCCCCACCAAGAGGACAGCCCCAAGCCCCAGGATCCAAGTCCGCCAGCCAACTCAGACAGTGACTCAGGCCACCTGCCGGCGGAGGACCCTGAGGACACCTCTGCTCAG GGTCCTTCAGTTCTGAGCTTGGGTTCCCTTTGCCTGGACACCAACCAAGCCCCCAACTGGACTGGGCTTCGGACCCTCCTGCAGCAACTCCCTCCGCAGGACATTGAT GAGCACTGCTGCCTGGCCCTCGGGGAGGAGGAGCGGGCTGAGCTGCAGCTCTTCTGTGCCAGGCGGAAGCAGGAGGCCCTGGGACGGGGGGTAGCTCGCCTGGTACTTCCCAAGCTTGAAGGACACACCTGTGAGAAG TGTAGGGAGCTGCTGAAGCCAGGAGAGTACGGAGTGTTTGCAGCCCGGGCAGGGGAACAGCGTTGCTGGCACCAGACTTGCTTTGCCTGCCAGGCCTGTGGCCAGGCCCTGATAAACCTCATCTACTTCTACCATGATGGACAACTTTACTGCGGCCGCCATCATGCAGAGTTGCTGCGCCCGCGCTGCCCAGCTTGTGACCAG GACTGCGCCGGGCCTCTGGGCGGGGGACGTTATGCCCTGCCTGGGGGAAGCCCCTGCTGCCCCAGCTGCTTCGAGAACCGCTACTCGGATGCAGGCTGGAACTGGGCCGGGACACTGGAAGGGCAGGCATTCCTTGGTAAGGGAGAGGATGCAGAGCAAAGCGGGAGGGGGCTTGGGCTGGGCTGTGGGGATTTTCCCGGGCTGGGACCCTCGCCCCGGTCCCACGCCGTCCCGTCCCTCCAGGAGCACCCCCACCGCACCCCCCAGATCCGAGCCTCGGGGCCCGCAGCTCTCACCGCGCGTCCCTGGCCGGAGCGTTCCGAGGGCCTCCCGAACCCACCCCGCGCCGCGGTCGGGGTTGCGGCGCCGGACTCCCTCCCAGGCGCGGGACGCGGCCGCCCTCTGGTGGAGGCGGGGGACCCTGGCGAGGActcgcggcggcggcggcggcggcggcgcgcacggcccaggggctgggctgggcgggGCGAGAGGCTGGGCCTCACCCCCGCTAGCTGCGGTGGAGGTCCAGCTCCGCCTCTCTGA
- the PRICKLE4 gene encoding prickle-like protein 4 isoform X1 yields MESYSVAQAGVHCTATSASQPLPLMSVQNSGWPHQEDSPKPQDPSPPANSDSDSGHLPAEDPEDTSAQGPSVLSLGSLCLDTNQAPNWTGLRTLLQQLPPQDIDEHCCLALGEEERAELQLFCARRKQEALGRGVARLVLPKLEGHTCEKCRELLKPGEYGVFAARAGEQRCWHQTCFACQACGQALINLIYFYHDGQLYCGRHHAELLRPRCPACDQLIFSQRCTEAEGQCWHENHFCCQDCAGPLGGGRYALPGGSPCCPSCFENRYSDAGWNWAGTLEGQAFLGKGEDAEQSGRGLGLGCGDFPGLGPSPRSHAVPSLQEHPHRTPQIRASGPAALTARPWPERSEGLPNPPRAAVGVAAPDSLPGAGRGRPLVEAGDPGEDSRRRRRRRRARPRGWAGRGERLGLTPASCGGGPAPPL; encoded by the exons atggagtcttactctgtcgcccaggctggagtgcactgcactgcaacctctgcctcccag CCTTTGCCACTAATGTCAGTGCAGAACTCTGGCTGGCCCCACCAAGAGGACAGCCCCAAGCCCCAGGATCCAAGTCCGCCAGCCAACTCAGACAGTGACTCAGGCCACCTGCCGGCGGAGGACCCTGAGGACACCTCTGCTCAG GGTCCTTCAGTTCTGAGCTTGGGTTCCCTTTGCCTGGACACCAACCAAGCCCCCAACTGGACTGGGCTTCGGACCCTCCTGCAGCAACTCCCTCCGCAGGACATTGAT GAGCACTGCTGCCTGGCCCTCGGGGAGGAGGAGCGGGCTGAGCTGCAGCTCTTCTGTGCCAGGCGGAAGCAGGAGGCCCTGGGACGGGGGGTAGCTCGCCTGGTACTTCCCAAGCTTGAAGGACACACCTGTGAGAAG TGTAGGGAGCTGCTGAAGCCAGGAGAGTACGGAGTGTTTGCAGCCCGGGCAGGGGAACAGCGTTGCTGGCACCAGACTTGCTTTGCCTGCCAGGCCTGTGGCCAGGCCCTGATAAACCTCATCTACTTCTACCATGATGGACAACTTTACTGCGGCCGCCATCATGCAGAGTTGCTGCGCCCGCGCTGCCCAGCTTGTGACCAG ctGATCTTCTCCCAGCGCTGCACCGAGGCAGAGGGACAGTGCTGGCATGAGAACCACTTCTGTTGCCAGGACTGCGCCGGGCCTCTGGGCGGGGGACGTTATGCCCTGCCTGGGGGAAGCCCCTGCTGCCCCAGCTGCTTCGAGAACCGCTACTCGGATGCAGGCTGGAACTGGGCCGGGACACTGGAAGGGCAGGCATTCCTTGGTAAGGGAGAGGATGCAGAGCAAAGCGGGAGGGGGCTTGGGCTGGGCTGTGGGGATTTTCCCGGGCTGGGACCCTCGCCCCGGTCCCACGCCGTCCCGTCCCTCCAGGAGCACCCCCACCGCACCCCCCAGATCCGAGCCTCGGGGCCCGCAGCTCTCACCGCGCGTCCCTGGCCGGAGCGTTCCGAGGGCCTCCCGAACCCACCCCGCGCCGCGGTCGGGGTTGCGGCGCCGGACTCCCTCCCAGGCGCGGGACGCGGCCGCCCTCTGGTGGAGGCGGGGGACCCTGGCGAGGActcgcggcggcggcggcggcggcggcgcgcacggcccaggggctgggctgggcgggGCGAGAGGCTGGGCCTCACCCCCGCTAGCTGCGGTGGAGGTCCAGCTCCGCCTCTCTGA
- the PRICKLE4 gene encoding prickle-like protein 4 isoform X2: MESYSVAQAGVHCTATSASQPLPLMSVQNSGWPHQEDSPKPQDPSPPANSDSDSGHLPAEDPEDTSAQGPSVLSLGSLCLDTNQAPNWTGLRTLLQQLPPQDIDEHCCLALGEEERAELQLFCARRKQEALGRGVARLVLPKLEGHTCEKCRELLKPGEYGVFAARAGEQRCWHQTCFACQACGQALINLIYFYHDGQLYCGRHHAELLRPRCPACDQLIFSQRCTEAEGQCWHENHFCCQDCAGPLGGGRYALPGGSPCCPSCFENRYSDAGWNWAGTLEGQAFLGETGPDRTGGRDQTSVNSATLSRTLVLAAAGGSSLQTQTGLPGSSPQQENRPGEKVEAPKGQEQCRLETLRDPKDTPFSTCSSSSDSEPEGFFLGERLPLSWKIPGSLQAEDSNASKKHCTMC; the protein is encoded by the exons atggagtcttactctgtcgcccaggctggagtgcactgcactgcaacctctgcctcccag CCTTTGCCACTAATGTCAGTGCAGAACTCTGGCTGGCCCCACCAAGAGGACAGCCCCAAGCCCCAGGATCCAAGTCCGCCAGCCAACTCAGACAGTGACTCAGGCCACCTGCCGGCGGAGGACCCTGAGGACACCTCTGCTCAG GGTCCTTCAGTTCTGAGCTTGGGTTCCCTTTGCCTGGACACCAACCAAGCCCCCAACTGGACTGGGCTTCGGACCCTCCTGCAGCAACTCCCTCCGCAGGACATTGAT GAGCACTGCTGCCTGGCCCTCGGGGAGGAGGAGCGGGCTGAGCTGCAGCTCTTCTGTGCCAGGCGGAAGCAGGAGGCCCTGGGACGGGGGGTAGCTCGCCTGGTACTTCCCAAGCTTGAAGGACACACCTGTGAGAAG TGTAGGGAGCTGCTGAAGCCAGGAGAGTACGGAGTGTTTGCAGCCCGGGCAGGGGAACAGCGTTGCTGGCACCAGACTTGCTTTGCCTGCCAGGCCTGTGGCCAGGCCCTGATAAACCTCATCTACTTCTACCATGATGGACAACTTTACTGCGGCCGCCATCATGCAGAGTTGCTGCGCCCGCGCTGCCCAGCTTGTGACCAG ctGATCTTCTCCCAGCGCTGCACCGAGGCAGAGGGACAGTGCTGGCATGAGAACCACTTCTGTTGCCAGGACTGCGCCGGGCCTCTGGGCGGGGGACGTTATGCCCTGCCTGGGGGAAGCCCCTGCTGCCCCAGCTGCTTCGAGAACCGCTACTCGGATGCAGGCTGGAACTGGGCCGGGACACTGGAAGGGCAGGCATTCCTTG GGGAGACTGGACCCGACCGAACTGGAGGAAGGGACCAAACCTCGGTGAACTCTGCGACCCTCTCCCGAACACTCGTTCTCGCTGCTGCCGGCGGTTCCAGCCTGCAAACTCAGACGGGGCTGCCTGGATCCAGTCCCCAGCAGGAGAACCGACCTGGGGAAAAAGTGGAGGCACCCAAAGGGCAGGAGCAGTGCCGCTTGGAGACTCTTCGTGATCCCAAGGACACCCCTTTCTCcacctgttcctcctcctctgaCTCGGAACCTGAAGGCTTTTTCTTAGGCGAGCGCCTTCCCCTGTCCTGGAAAATCCCCGGAAGCCTCCAAGCAGAGGACAGCAACGCCTCTAAGAAGCACTGCACCATGTGCTAG
- the PRICKLE4 gene encoding prickle-like protein 4 isoform X5, giving the protein MSVQNSGWPHQEDSPKPQDPSPPANSDSDSGHLPAEDPEDTSAQGPSVLSLGSLCLDTNQAPNWTGLRTLLQQLPPQDIDEHCCLALGEEERAELQLFCARRKQEALGRGVARLVLPKLEGHTCEKCRELLKPGEYGVFAARAGEQRCWHQTCFACQACGQALINLIYFYHDGQLYCGRHHAELLRPRCPACDQLIFSQRCTEAEGQCWHENHFCCQDCAGPLGGGRYALPGGSPCCPSCFENRYSDAGWNWAGTLEGQAFLGETGPDRTGGRDQTSVNSATLSRTLVLAAAGGSSLQTQTGLPGSSPQQENRPGEKVEAPKGQEQCRLETLRDPKDTPFSTCSSSSDSEPEGFFLGERLPLSWKIPGSLQAEDSNASKKHCTMC; this is encoded by the exons ATGTCAGTGCAGAACTCTGGCTGGCCCCACCAAGAGGACAGCCCCAAGCCCCAGGATCCAAGTCCGCCAGCCAACTCAGACAGTGACTCAGGCCACCTGCCGGCGGAGGACCCTGAGGACACCTCTGCTCAG GGTCCTTCAGTTCTGAGCTTGGGTTCCCTTTGCCTGGACACCAACCAAGCCCCCAACTGGACTGGGCTTCGGACCCTCCTGCAGCAACTCCCTCCGCAGGACATTGAT GAGCACTGCTGCCTGGCCCTCGGGGAGGAGGAGCGGGCTGAGCTGCAGCTCTTCTGTGCCAGGCGGAAGCAGGAGGCCCTGGGACGGGGGGTAGCTCGCCTGGTACTTCCCAAGCTTGAAGGACACACCTGTGAGAAG TGTAGGGAGCTGCTGAAGCCAGGAGAGTACGGAGTGTTTGCAGCCCGGGCAGGGGAACAGCGTTGCTGGCACCAGACTTGCTTTGCCTGCCAGGCCTGTGGCCAGGCCCTGATAAACCTCATCTACTTCTACCATGATGGACAACTTTACTGCGGCCGCCATCATGCAGAGTTGCTGCGCCCGCGCTGCCCAGCTTGTGACCAG ctGATCTTCTCCCAGCGCTGCACCGAGGCAGAGGGACAGTGCTGGCATGAGAACCACTTCTGTTGCCAGGACTGCGCCGGGCCTCTGGGCGGGGGACGTTATGCCCTGCCTGGGGGAAGCCCCTGCTGCCCCAGCTGCTTCGAGAACCGCTACTCGGATGCAGGCTGGAACTGGGCCGGGACACTGGAAGGGCAGGCATTCCTTG GGGAGACTGGACCCGACCGAACTGGAGGAAGGGACCAAACCTCGGTGAACTCTGCGACCCTCTCCCGAACACTCGTTCTCGCTGCTGCCGGCGGTTCCAGCCTGCAAACTCAGACGGGGCTGCCTGGATCCAGTCCCCAGCAGGAGAACCGACCTGGGGAAAAAGTGGAGGCACCCAAAGGGCAGGAGCAGTGCCGCTTGGAGACTCTTCGTGATCCCAAGGACACCCCTTTCTCcacctgttcctcctcctctgaCTCGGAACCTGAAGGCTTTTTCTTAGGCGAGCGCCTTCCCCTGTCCTGGAAAATCCCCGGAAGCCTCCAAGCAGAGGACAGCAACGCCTCTAAGAAGCACTGCACCATGTGCTAG
- the PRICKLE4 gene encoding prickle-like protein 4 isoform X4 — protein sequence MSVQNSGWPHQEDSPKPQDPSPPANSDSDSGHLPAEDPEDTSAQGPSVLSLGSLCLDTNQAPNWTGLRTLLQQLPPQDIDEHCCLALGEEERAELQLFCARRKQEALGRGVARLVLPKLEGHTCEKCRELLKPGEYGVFAARAGEQRCWHQTCFACQACGQALINLIYFYHDGQLYCGRHHAELLRPRCPACDQLIFSQRCTEAEGQCWHENHFCCQDCAGPLGGGRYALPGGSPCCPSCFENRYSDAGWNWAGTLEGQAFLGKGEDAEQSGRGLGLGCGDFPGLGPSPRSHAVPSLQEHPHRTPQIRASGPAALTARPWPERSEGLPNPPRAAVGVAAPDSLPGAGRGRPLVEAGDPGEDSRRRRRRRRARPRGWAGRGERLGLTPASCGGGPAPPL from the exons ATGTCAGTGCAGAACTCTGGCTGGCCCCACCAAGAGGACAGCCCCAAGCCCCAGGATCCAAGTCCGCCAGCCAACTCAGACAGTGACTCAGGCCACCTGCCGGCGGAGGACCCTGAGGACACCTCTGCTCAG GGTCCTTCAGTTCTGAGCTTGGGTTCCCTTTGCCTGGACACCAACCAAGCCCCCAACTGGACTGGGCTTCGGACCCTCCTGCAGCAACTCCCTCCGCAGGACATTGAT GAGCACTGCTGCCTGGCCCTCGGGGAGGAGGAGCGGGCTGAGCTGCAGCTCTTCTGTGCCAGGCGGAAGCAGGAGGCCCTGGGACGGGGGGTAGCTCGCCTGGTACTTCCCAAGCTTGAAGGACACACCTGTGAGAAG TGTAGGGAGCTGCTGAAGCCAGGAGAGTACGGAGTGTTTGCAGCCCGGGCAGGGGAACAGCGTTGCTGGCACCAGACTTGCTTTGCCTGCCAGGCCTGTGGCCAGGCCCTGATAAACCTCATCTACTTCTACCATGATGGACAACTTTACTGCGGCCGCCATCATGCAGAGTTGCTGCGCCCGCGCTGCCCAGCTTGTGACCAG ctGATCTTCTCCCAGCGCTGCACCGAGGCAGAGGGACAGTGCTGGCATGAGAACCACTTCTGTTGCCAGGACTGCGCCGGGCCTCTGGGCGGGGGACGTTATGCCCTGCCTGGGGGAAGCCCCTGCTGCCCCAGCTGCTTCGAGAACCGCTACTCGGATGCAGGCTGGAACTGGGCCGGGACACTGGAAGGGCAGGCATTCCTTGGTAAGGGAGAGGATGCAGAGCAAAGCGGGAGGGGGCTTGGGCTGGGCTGTGGGGATTTTCCCGGGCTGGGACCCTCGCCCCGGTCCCACGCCGTCCCGTCCCTCCAGGAGCACCCCCACCGCACCCCCCAGATCCGAGCCTCGGGGCCCGCAGCTCTCACCGCGCGTCCCTGGCCGGAGCGTTCCGAGGGCCTCCCGAACCCACCCCGCGCCGCGGTCGGGGTTGCGGCGCCGGACTCCCTCCCAGGCGCGGGACGCGGCCGCCCTCTGGTGGAGGCGGGGGACCCTGGCGAGGActcgcggcggcggcggcggcggcggcgcgcacggcccaggggctgggctgggcgggGCGAGAGGCTGGGCCTCACCCCCGCTAGCTGCGGTGGAGGTCCAGCTCCGCCTCTCTGA